The Rhinolophus ferrumequinum isolate MPI-CBG mRhiFer1 chromosome 28, mRhiFer1_v1.p, whole genome shotgun sequence genome segment AGATTTTtcactgaaatgacaacaaatgaaaacaaaacatagaaaaacGGCTTACCTCTGAGAACATGTGGAAGGAGGGTCTGAAGAACTTTCTTCAAAGAAGAATGAACCAGAGGATTCTTATGCTGTTAGGCAACACTGTGGCTTCCCTggctaaaataaaggaaaatgaaataaaaatgtatctgtatCTCTCCATTCCAGCTGCCGGCATCTGGTGGGGGGGGGGCCTCAGCATTTCCTGGGAGGTCAAAGGTCAGGAGGCATGTTGACCTTCACGTGGAGGGAGGACAAGTCAGTGAGCTCTGACCTTCCATTATTATTACTTCACTCTCAAAGGGAACACGAGCAATGCCTCAGCATTAGGTAGGAAGCGAGTTTTCGAGACATTTTGATAAAGTCATCATTCCAGAGCTAAACATTGCATCAGAGATAATGTACTAAGTAGTATTTCTTCGCATATTTGTAAAGTACCTTGATTAACCAACCCCGCACGCCAGTCAGGcttctgtctcagggcctttgcacgtgctgttccctctgcctgggacaccCGCCTTCGTCCTCAAGGAGGGAGGGTAGGTACATGATTTGCTCCACTACCTATTTGGGAACTTCGTTCAAATGTCATCTTTCCCATGGGGACTTCTCTGATCATCTGATTTAAAATGGCACTCCCCACCCGCCCCTGTACTTTCCACCCTCCTCCtctatttttctccacagcacttgcTGCCATCTAATATactctacattttatttattttgcttatcatCTGTCTCCCCACCTAGAATATAAGCTCGTGAGGGTGGGGTTTTTTTGTCGGCTTTATATTCTGCTATATTTCCACTAGCTAAAACAGTGCAATGccttttacaaagtatttttgaatgaataaatagatgtcTCATTTTACCCTGTTAGTCATCTCCGAAGTGAAAGAATGGGTACCTTCCTTTTCTAGACGAGAAAACCAAACATCAGAGACAATAACTGACTTCCCCAAGTTTCCATTGCTGGCATTTGCCTGCCAatcctctctttattttttattagaaaatcaCAAATTCAGAATATTTAAGTAACATAGacttgaaagggaagaaaaaaccACCCAGGAACaattactattaacattttggtgtacaGACAATTTGACATATTACAACATACCATTTAGTAGCACGCTTTTTCACTTAAGAATATGACATTAAAGATCAaacatgtcaataaatatatttctgcaaCATGATTTATTAACACTGCATGGTATTTCATCATCTCGATGGACTACAGTTTTATATAAGCACTTGGGTGCAAAGGTTACTGctgatttttccttcttataaGAGGATGTATTTTTTAGCACTTCCTTTACACACATCTGATTATTTCCTTTAGATAAACACTTAGAAGTGTGGctatggtttattttaaaaatatgcatattttaagttttactgTGGATGACTTCCTGTAGTAGTCACATGAATTTGCATGTCTCCAGTACAGACACgtgctgtacacacacacacgcgtccCACGGCAGATTCACTCAGACCCCAGAGATTGTGAGCTGATATCTCTCCTTTGCTCTTTTAAGCCTAGGCTTGGCTTTAAGCAGATTTAGCTTCAGGTCATGCTTCTCACTCTCAGAggaatttctcattttcctcatttctccagAATACACTGAAGAGTGGTAGTGCCTCCTTCCCTCGGCTGCTGTCCACATTTCACATAAAGCCGGGCGCATAGTAGGTGGTCAGGCTACAGTGGCCCTCCCGCATCCTCCCCCTGGCGTGAGACTGGACAGTAATCCTCCCACGGCATCACAGGCCTGGTGTGTGGCTGACTGGGGCTCCTACCCCACACTGGGCCCCGGATACCTCATACCACGTGTCTGGACTGTCCAGTCGCTTTTCCTCTCAGGTCCTGTCTCCTCACCCGTGAACGGGgagtgccctccccaccccagagctgGTGGTGTGGTCGTGCGGCGGGCGGCGCTGCGCTCTGCAGGCTGGGTCCCGTCACACTGTTACAGAGCCTAGAAACCCGCCGTCTCACCGAGCCCCCCGCCCCTCATCCCTCCATGGTTCTCACCGCCGTGTTGTAGAAAATCTGCATGGCGTTTCTCTGCGATGACTAGCCATCATGTGCACACATCCACATATCACGCATGTATCTATCTGTGCATCCGTTCACACAGGGGCTTGGGGGGGCATGGGCCCACCCCCGGCCATTCAGAAACCCCCCAATTtcagctttaagaaaaaaatgactcaggTTTAGCATGTCACTGTTTCCTTGACCCACTTCAGGACACAATGGACTGtggttttccaaattcttttctgACCTGGGATTAGTAACTGTCCAGCCTTGCACAGTAGATGAAGCAGCAGAGAAAGGCCTCAGGGCAGAGGCCTGGCTTCTCCCGGGAGGCACCCAGGCTGCAGATCCTGTCTGACCCACACCTGTCAGCCAGCAGCAAATGTGCAGGAGGCCCGTGCCCGTGTGAAGAACTCACGGAGAGCACCTGAGAAAGTGCTTCGTGTCACGGAAACCATCAAGTACAGTGTGCCGGAGCTGACGCTGCTCTTCCCTTCACTGCGCTCATTCCACGGCCTTTGCTCTGGTTTCTGCGCTGTCTACTTACTTAGAGGGCAAGGGTGACAGACTGTCCTTGCCTCTTGGAATGGAGTGCCTGCCCCCAGACGGCATGATGGCTGGGCCGGGCCGCGCTGCACGGGATGTGGGTTCCCGGTGACTTGTACTGGGCAGGGACACAACCTCTCAGGGCTTCGCTACCTTTTCTACACAAGAAAATCCAAACCATGGTGTCTGTGTGTCCCTGTGGGTTTTCGGGAGTGCACGCCAGTGTGTACAGCAGCCCATCGCGACACTGCCCTCAGGACGCAGACAGCCATTGCCGGCAACAGCTGGCATTTAACCCAAAGAGGAGACACTGGTGCCCTCGAAAGCGGGCCGGGCCTGCGTGGACTGAGTCAGCTCCGAAATTGAGAGAGTCGGCCATCCACATGCCTCTGCTAAGCCGGGTGTGACCGGGGACACTAACCACGTGTGATTGGATGCTTCCTCGTAAATCTCAGGACCTGGGTCCATGTTTACCAATAATGAGCTTTGCTTTCTCTTAAGAAATTCTGTTACACTTTTGGtttgatgtttttgtttccatCCAAGATTCATTAATGTAGCTTTGTCTTTCCATCCAAAGGAAGGCTTATTATTGTTTGGTGATTACCAAGTAGGAATTGTAGGAATTTTAGAAAAGATGGgaagtcaaaaagaaaacataaaagttaccTATAAAAAGTAAGAACAGTGGTTGAATGGGAAGGGGGATGGGAACATTCTAGATCTCTGTAACTGGTTTTCTTTactacacatttgtcaaaacttcgGCAAATGCACACTTAAGGTCTGTGTACTCCAATGTCTGTAAATCTTTCAttaaaggaaaaactataaaCAATGATTGAAGTTGCGGTAATGATATGTGTGCACAATGAAATGTGTAGGGGGAAGTGTACATGTGTCTGCAATTGGCTTTGAAGTGCTTTAAAACATATGGTTGATGAAGGATCGATAGATAGGTGATGAAGCAAACAGAGCACCATGTTAATGGCAGATCCAGATGGTGGGTATACGAGTGCCCGCCACAGAAGTCGTTCAACTTTGCTCTGTGTTTGAAAATTTGCATGATATAATATTGAGGGACAGATtactaattcagaaaaaaaaatccgtaTTTACAATCCAAATGTAAGCAGCgttaacattattttctttcattttcatgtccaagaatatataattttatataattaagatCTCATTACATATAcagatttattttcatatcttttcattCAATATTGTATCACAGCTTTCCTGAGTCATAAAAAGGCTTCACTGTGTAGTTGTTagattaaggtataatttacatatggtAAAAATCATACATTTTAGCATACAGTTCCATGAGTTTTGGCAAGTGCATAGTCAGGGAATCACCACCCCAATGAAACAATTCTGTCATCCCTGAAAATTTCTCTGCGTCCCTTTGTAGTCAGCTCCTTGCCTCAcatccagcccctggcaaccacggaTCTGATTTCCAGAATGTCACTAAGATGGAATCGTGTAGTACGTAGACTTCTgactctggcttctttcactcgtCACAGTACACGTGAGATGGGTCCACGCTGGGGCCTGTCCTACTGAGCGTATGTCCCTTTTCATTGATGAGGAGTATTCCACTGGAAGGATGCACCTCGATACAACTGTCATGTCTGTAAGAAGTCATGTGTATCGTAACATGCTTCGTCTACGTGCTCCGCTCCTAGGGAACTATTTCAGAGGTTTCACTTTTTCACTATTACAGATGCCATCACAGTGAATATCTGTATGTAGAAATCGTTGTCATTGATCATTTATTGAAGGTAGAGTCCTAGGAAAGGAATtgttataaatattctttaaagatCCTAGTATACTTTAAATGATTACAAAGTCTTTCCTTGCATGTCTTCATGTGGCTTGTAAGCTTGACTTAAAACTCCACCGATGTTTATAAtcctcttcccctctctttttCGATGTTGTCACTGTAGAACTGACTGGAAGTTTCCGTGTACTCAGCGGGCCTCTGCAATCCTACAGCATGGAGGCTGGTCAGGACACCTCCCTCTTCCTGGTGAAGATCTTGGAGGAACTGGACAGCAAGCAGAACACCGTTTCCTACCAGGACCTGTGCAAATCCCTGTGTGCCCGCTTCGACCTGTCGCAGCTCGCCAAGCTGAGAAGCGTGCTCTTCTACACAGCTTGCCTCGATCCCAACTTCCCAGCCACGTTGTTCAAAGACAAGATGAAATGTACCGTGAATAACCAGCAATCAAAGAAAATCATGGTGGCAGCAGACATCGTGACAATATTCAACCTGATCCAAATGAATGGCGGTGCCGCCAAGGAGAAGCTGCCCACTGGCCGGCAGAAAGTACACAAGAAGGAGGCGTCCTTCGAATCGTGCAGGTCGGACGTGGAGACCTGCGACGTGGCCGAGTGTGAGCCCCTCAACTGTGAGCTGGGCGAGCGGCCCTTCGGCCGGGGCTATCCCGCCCGGCAGGATTCCAAGTGCCGGAAGATGGACTGCAAGGACTGCCCGCAGTTCGTGCCCGCCTCCGAGCCCAACTTCCTGCTGGGCGTCAGCAAAGAGGCGAAAGCCCGCGCCGCGTCCCTGGACCGGCTGCAGGCGCTGGCCCCGTACTCGGTCGCCAGCCCTCAGCCCTGCGAGATGCAGAGGACCTACTTTCCCATGAACATCGAGAACGAGTCCGTCTCGGACCAGGACTCGCTGCCTATCACGCAGGGCATCAAGGACACATTCATCTCCCATGACGAGCCCTTCGTGGTCCAGGCCTGCGTCCAGAAAAGGACCATCTTCAAAGAGGACTTTCACAATCTGATGAGCGTGTCCCCCGGCTTGGTCAGCCCCACTAACAAGGCAGAGGGGGAGCCAGGGGAGCCCCAGGGCCGGAAGGAACCCCACAAGACACCCTTCTTCAATCACAGCTTTGAAATGCCCTACAACAGCCAGTATCTGAGCCCCGTGTACTCCCCTGTCCCTGACAAAAGGCGGGCAAAGCATGAAAGCTTAGATGACCTTCAAGCCTCCACATATTTTGGACCCACGCCCGTGATGGGGACCCAGGAAGCCAGGCGCTGTCCAGGAAGGCCTGGCAAGCAGACCCCCTGGCCGGCCAAAAGCTGGAGCCTAAATACGGAAGAAGTCCCTGACTTTGAACGGTCCTTTTTCAGCAGGAATCCTTCCGAGGAGAAGCTACGCTATCCAAACTCCAGCAGCCACACACCCGCCTTCCCCACCCCGGACCGGCACCCGGCCTACCTCACGCCAAAGGACCAACCGCCAATGCTTCCTGTTGGCTACACAGCAAAACCCAACGGGCTCAAACCTAAAGAGATCTCGTCCCCCGCTGACCTGGAGAAGCATGAGCCCGTCAAAAAGTTCAAAGACAAGAGTATCGGCTGCAGCAGCGGGCAGCTGAGCTCGGACACCAGCAGCGTGGGCACCCAGACCGAGCGGCACGCGCTGGAGCCCAAGAAATGCAAAGACGTGTGTGGCTCGGGGCAAGGCAAGTACGCAGACAGGCACACCGCGAAGCAGTCGGACGACGACTCGGAGGTTGTCAGCGACGACATCAGTGACATTTTCCGATTCCTTGACGATATGAGTATCAGTGGCTCGACGGGAGTGATCCAGTCGTCCTGCTATAACAGCACAGGGTCCTTGTCTCAGCTCCACAAGTCGGACTGCGACAGCTCCCCGGAGCGCAACCTAAGCCAAATTGCCAATGGGCTTCCTGGCAGCAAGGGAGAAAAGGGCAACAGGCCTGAAACCAGCCACCGCTCGGAAGAGGAGTTGAAGACCAGTGTGTGCAAACTGGTGCTCAGGATTGGTGAGATTGAACGGAAGCTCGAGTCACTATCGGGGGTCCGCGAGGAAATCTCCCAGGTGTTGGGCAAACTAAATAAATTGGACCAGAAAATGCAGCAGCCTGAGAAGGTGAGTGTGCAGATGGACCTGAATTCCCTGACCAGTGAGGCTCCGTCTGATGACAGCGCCTCTCCCCGTATGTTCCGTGCACACAGCAGCTCCCGCGGACCCACAATGGACAGCAGCACCCACTGGTGCTGCTCTGATGCCAGCGGGAGCAATAGTGAAAGCCTCCGAGTCAAGGCCTTAAAGAAAAGCCTCTTCACCAGGCCGTCCTCGAGGTCGCTGACTGAGGAGAACAGCGCCACAGAGTCCAAAATCGCCAGCATCTCCAACTCGCCCAGGGACTGGCGCACGGTCACATACACCGGCCGCGCGAGCCTCGGCGAGGAGGAGACCAAAGACAGAGGCCCTGGCGACAGCAAGGACTGGCATCGGAAGTCGAAAGAGGTAACTCTGCATAAGCTCACATTACGCACAGTGTGGGGCTGCTCCCACCTCGAAGGTCACGGGACACGAGAGCGAGGCCGCCCTTCCAGACATGGCAGGTCTCCCGTAGACCAGGCCGCACAGCGCAGGCGGGTAGCTGGTCAGCTGTGAGGGGCTCATGTCATGGTGCTTCCGGCTGGAGAGAGGGCAGCTGGGGGACCAGGTCGCCATCGAGCAGGGATTGTGGCAGAGCGGGCACGTGCCTTCCTGTCCGTACTGAGACAGCAGGGTGCAGGCAGAGGAGCGGAGGGGACGGCGGGGAAGCGTGCGGGCTCATGGTCCTGTTCATGGACCTGTTGCCTGAGAGGTGTCCCTTCTTAGCAGGTATGTTtgcattaccatgtttccccgaaaataagacctagccggaccatcagctctagtacgtctttggagccaaaattaatacaagacccggtcttattttaatataagacccgctcttatataatataatacaatacaatacaatactgggtcttatattaattttggcttcaaaagacgcattagagctgatggtccggctaggtcttgttttcggggaaacacggtataagatCAATAGATGACGAGTGAGAAAGCACAGTAAATATGGAAATTACGACCGTTCCACCACCCAGGGGCGGTCGTAAGGACGTGTCTTCCTTTGGTAGTTCCTTTCCCCCACGGTTGTATGTTCTGCTCTTTTCCCGTGAGCCTGAGTGTTTTTGTATCATCATAACTGACACCCCCATCGGTTCTAGGGGGGggggcacacacatacacccagtTCTCTCTCATCTCGTCCCCCACAGTGTGGAGCACTGTGTCGGGGGTCATGTGGCTGCTCTTCTTCATTCTAA includes the following:
- the MINAR1 gene encoding major intrinsically disordered Notch2-binding receptor 1 isoform X1 translates to MPWRAAKRSLQQCVWPAVHPFLQQTSCRRHHPLSRMETVELTGSFRVLSGPLQSYSMEAGQDTSLFLVKILEELDSKQNTVSYQDLCKSLCARFDLSQLAKLRSVLFYTACLDPNFPATLFKDKMKCTVNNQQSKKIMVAADIVTIFNLIQMNGGAAKEKLPTGRQKVHKKEASFESCRSDVETCDVAECEPLNCELGERPFGRGYPARQDSKCRKMDCKDCPQFVPASEPNFLLGVSKEAKARAASLDRLQALAPYSVASPQPCEMQRTYFPMNIENESVSDQDSLPITQGIKDTFISHDEPFVVQACVQKRTIFKEDFHNLMSVSPGLVSPTNKAEGEPGEPQGRKEPHKTPFFNHSFEMPYNSQYLSPVYSPVPDKRRAKHESLDDLQASTYFGPTPVMGTQEARRCPGRPGKQTPWPAKSWSLNTEEVPDFERSFFSRNPSEEKLRYPNSSSHTPAFPTPDRHPAYLTPKDQPPMLPVGYTAKPNGLKPKEISSPADLEKHEPVKKFKDKSIGCSSGQLSSDTSSVGTQTERHALEPKKCKDVCGSGQGKYADRHTAKQSDDDSEVVSDDISDIFRFLDDMSISGSTGVIQSSCYNSTGSLSQLHKSDCDSSPERNLSQIANGLPGSKGEKGNRPETSHRSEEELKTSVCKLVLRIGEIERKLESLSGVREEISQVLGKLNKLDQKMQQPEKVSVQMDLNSLTSEAPSDDSASPRMFRAHSSSRGPTMDSSTHWCCSDASGSNSESLRVKALKKSLFTRPSSRSLTEENSATESKIASISNSPRDWRTVTYTGRASLGEEETKDRGPGDSKDWHRKSKEADRQYDVPPHHRAHKQPKDSFLVEQVFSPHPYPASLKAHLKNNPLYTDMRLTELAEVKRGQPSWTIEEFARNAGDKGKLAALDLQTQESLNPNNLEYWMEDIYTPGYDSLLKRKEAEFRRAKVCKMAALIAAAACTVILVIVVPICTMKS
- the MINAR1 gene encoding major intrinsically disordered Notch2-binding receptor 1 isoform X2, producing the protein MEAGQDTSLFLVKILEELDSKQNTVSYQDLCKSLCARFDLSQLAKLRSVLFYTACLDPNFPATLFKDKMKCTVNNQQSKKIMVAADIVTIFNLIQMNGGAAKEKLPTGRQKVHKKEASFESCRSDVETCDVAECEPLNCELGERPFGRGYPARQDSKCRKMDCKDCPQFVPASEPNFLLGVSKEAKARAASLDRLQALAPYSVASPQPCEMQRTYFPMNIENESVSDQDSLPITQGIKDTFISHDEPFVVQACVQKRTIFKEDFHNLMSVSPGLVSPTNKAEGEPGEPQGRKEPHKTPFFNHSFEMPYNSQYLSPVYSPVPDKRRAKHESLDDLQASTYFGPTPVMGTQEARRCPGRPGKQTPWPAKSWSLNTEEVPDFERSFFSRNPSEEKLRYPNSSSHTPAFPTPDRHPAYLTPKDQPPMLPVGYTAKPNGLKPKEISSPADLEKHEPVKKFKDKSIGCSSGQLSSDTSSVGTQTERHALEPKKCKDVCGSGQGKYADRHTAKQSDDDSEVVSDDISDIFRFLDDMSISGSTGVIQSSCYNSTGSLSQLHKSDCDSSPERNLSQIANGLPGSKGEKGNRPETSHRSEEELKTSVCKLVLRIGEIERKLESLSGVREEISQVLGKLNKLDQKMQQPEKVSVQMDLNSLTSEAPSDDSASPRMFRAHSSSRGPTMDSSTHWCCSDASGSNSESLRVKALKKSLFTRPSSRSLTEENSATESKIASISNSPRDWRTVTYTGRASLGEEETKDRGPGDSKDWHRKSKEADRQYDVPPHHRAHKQPKDSFLVEQVFSPHPYPASLKAHLKNNPLYTDMRLTELAEVKRGQPSWTIEEFARNAGDKGKLAALDLQTQESLNPNNLEYWMEDIYTPGYDSLLKRKEAEFRRAKVCKMAALIAAAACTVILVIVVPICTMKS